From the genome of Leishmania major strain Friedlin complete genome, chromosome 35:
CGTTCAACAGAAGGTCATTGTTGTTCGCATTCACTTAGGATTATCGCTCCTTCAGCTGTCTGCCACCTCTACTGAAATGATTCGGGTCTTAAACTCTCTATGTCTCTTCCACTTGATTGCCGACCGGTGACGTACGACTGTATCCTTTCCCTCGCCCTTTCTCATGCCTATCGTTTCCTCGGTACTCGTTAACAGCTCAACTTGCACAAATACTtgaaaaagaaaggaaatCTTCTAACAAAATGCTGCGAACAAGGCTATCTCTGGCGCCGATGTTGTCGAAGGCGACTCGACTACAACTAGGGAACATCAAGACTGAATATGGCACGGTGTCTACAGCTGCTGGCTCAGTCGAGAAATGGGGGTTTCTTTTCGGTGGCAACATGTACCCTATCATTAGCATAAGTTTTAGCATTTTTATGGTGTGTGCCACCGTTGTGGTAGTCGCCACGTACCAACAGTACCGCGATATGGCGATGGCGACCGAGCACATTTCGTACGAAGATGTCAAGGATCGCTGCCTTACCCCAATGCCCGGGTGGGCTCGTCTGCGCTCTTTCAGTATGGCAACTCCGCAAGGCCCTGCAACGTTCCGCGATCCGACTCCCTTAGACTGGCTTCCGTTCGAGCTCAAGCTGGGATACGTCAAGCAGTCCTCCTATTAACGACAACAGAAAGGAAgaagttttttttttcccctCGGTGC
Proteins encoded in this window:
- a CDS encoding conserved hypothetical protein (previous protein_id=AAZ14398.1); this encodes MLRTRLSLAPMLSKATRLQLGNIKTEYGTVSTAAGSVEKWGFLFGGNMYPIISISFSIFMVCATVVVVATYQQYRDMAMATEHISYEDVKDRCLTPMPGWARLRSFSMATPQGPATFRDPTPLDWLPFELKLGYVKQSSY